The sequence GCCCGGCATGTCCTCCTGACTCCATGCGAAGACGTCTAGATTCTCTTTGAGGAACTTTATAAGTTTTGTTCTTATCTCGGGGCTCAACGTCGTTCCTATCTTGGTCGTCTTGTTTGCCTCTCCTTCTACCAACTCTACCGTCTCCAGGGCCTCTATCctgtcttcttccttctcctcaaTCATCCACGTATGGTTCTCCTTCCCAGCCAGGATGGCTTGGTAGCATTCTCTTGCTAGGACTTGATCTCCTTTCACTTCACCGACACCATTAtctgttgggaattttaccttcaaacagtAAGTTGACGTTGCCGCCTTCTACTTATTGAGCGTGGGTCTTCCAACgatgacattgtaggatgaAGGACAATCCACCACCAGGAAATCTACTTGCCGAGTCAACTGCACTGGGTGGGTCCCCGCCGTCACCGTCAATGTCACTATACCCCGGGGGTAGACCCTGTCTCCACTGAAGCTGACGAGTGGAGAGTCAAAAGGGCGCAGTCTTTTTGGATCTAGTCTCAGCTACTGGAAGGCTGGGAGGTAGATGATGTCCGCAGAGTTGCCATTATCGACGATGATCCTTTTggtattgaacccttctatattTAACATTATGACCAAGGGATCGTTGTGGGGTTGCTTCACTCCTATGGCATCTCCCTCATTGAAGGACATGTCTTCGTATGTTCGTCGATGCTTGGACGGGGGTACGGTGTGGACGCTGTTAACTTGTCTCTGGTATGCCTTTTTGAGTGACTTAAACGACCCTCCTGAGAACAACCCTCCTGTGATCGTGTTGATCTCCCCGATCACCTTGTTTGGAGGATGGGATGGACGATCGTCATCCCGGGAGAATGATCCGTGCTGGGTTTTATTGTCATCTCTGGACTTgctatattctcctttcttcacatatttctgtAACTTCCCTTTCCGTATTAACTCCTCTATCTGCTCCTTCAAGTCCCTGCAATCTTCCGTGTTATGGCCGTGATCCTTGTGGAACCGGCAGTACTTGTTCTTGTCGCGGACATTAGGGGATGAGTGCAATGGTCTAggccatttgagataatgctcgtccttgatctgcgtgaAAATCTTGTCAACAGGCATGACCAGAGGAGTAAATCTTACCGTCCGAGGATTTTTATCATCTTTCCTCCTATTCCCGTCGTTGTTCCGACGATCTGGTCGATCTCTCTTCTGCCCCCTGCGATCGTCTTCCCTCCTTACCTTGTCGCCTGGCTTCTCGGTATCCTTTATGGCAGCTAAAGCGTCTTCAGtattcatgtacttctgtgccTTCAGGAGCATTTCTGCCATCGTCTTTGGTGGATTCTTAGCGAGGGAGGCCACAAGATCTCTAGACCTCAGccctgctttgaaggtcgtcagctgcaccttgtcatcGGCTTCGTCCACCTCCAAAGTTTCCCGGGTGAATCGTTTGACATATGACCTCAGAGTTTCCTTCTCTCCCTGCTTTACGATAAGTAAGTAGTCTACTGGCCTTTTTGGATGTTGCCCCTCTATGAAATGGCGTAAGAAGGCACTGCTTAATTGCTCGAAGTTGTCTATGGACGAGGTCCGCAACTTCATGAACCATtctcttgcagctcctttgagagtggttgggaaggaacgacacagtatctcgtcaggtggttgttgaagacctagagtcgtcttaaaggtattaagatgatcctGAGGGTCCTTGAGTCCGTCGAATGGCTCTAGTTGAGGTAAACGGAACTTTGACGGTACGGGGCATTCAAGTACCGCTGCGGTGAAGGGTGAATCCGTAGCCCTTACCATTTTGTCCACACTCCGGTCCGTCTTCTCTTTGATGGCGCTccttagttcgtccatctctttcctcatttctcgAAGAAGATCTGAGTTCTGTTTGTCCGGGGTAGCTGACCTTTGGGGGGTACCTCTCCTGTGGCTATCCCCTTCTCCCTCCAGGTTACCCTTGGACCGGCTTTCGTCTTGTTGGGCCTGCTGAACCTGCTGGAGTCgtagcttcatttcctggttttgtttggtaagttcttcaatggtggctgcaagggCTTGAACTTGCTGGGCCAAGGCTGCTGAATCTGGGTTAGATTCCATCTGGATGTAAAGAATTAATGGAAACTacgttttcaaatatgaatctGAAAACTCGTCCCCACAGACGACGTCAAACTGATGAAACACAAACTCGTCAGTAAGAGTGGGCAGATGGAATCCCTTATGGTGTGCGAGGGTATGCTCGATGAgagtcaccggtgtggtgcctgccacaacgtctccgatgccaaagttaggaTAATGACCAAACAAAGTAAAGAATCAAAATGTGCTCTCAAAGTGTTAGTGTGTGTTCATACCTTCTATTGACTGTATGAGAGCTTTATACCTGCGGCCTTAGGGGTTAGCCGTTGTGATTGTTAATGCTTTCTCAAGTAACGCCTCTGGTCCAATAATGAGACTTTTAAGAGGTTCCCAACAATCTGCTTGGTTGATTTCGTAACTTTTcaggtcattgattgactgcattgaatgactCCCTGCCTTCGTCAATGATGATAGCTTTCTTCGTTGTTCCTGATGACTTTGTCAAGGATGCTTCCTTCGTCATTAATGTTATCTTCGTCAGTAGGATGTAGCATCGTCATTCCTATCACTACCCATAACCCTTCATGTCATCCTATGTAAAATACACACATAATAGATGTCATTTACACTCTGTTTgttttaatgtaaaatatttgcaggaaaatattttcacattttacagtgtttgttttgttgtaaaaCATTTggtcaaaagtaaaatattttcaatcaaacaattcaaccaaggcaaataagtgtaaaatgttttacacttgaaatattggtaaaatattttacattttcctctctcttaGTCTCAATCAACCTTTCTCACTCTCACACTCTTTCAGTTTCTCTCCACAGCCCAACCCACATTCAATCCTTCTCTCCCACTTATCACTAGCTCCACCTTCTCTAGCAATCCCTTGGGACTTTGACTCTCAGCATCAATGTTTCCGATGTGGATGTCGAGCATAATAGCAGTGCAGATCAATGATAAGGTCAGTAGTGGGGTGGGTCGTCATTAGATCTAAGCATtgttgtctctttctctctctcagtgGTGGGGTGGGTCATTGATGTTGGATTTTGGTGGGCTTGGTTTGGTGTTTTCAGGTTTGGTTTTGAGTTTGGTGGTTGGGTTTTGGTGACAGCCACGATTGTAGTTGTGGTGGTTCGTGTGTTTCAATGGTGGCGGTGGGTTCCGATGTCAATGGTGGCTAAATAAAGGGTGGGTTTCATTGATCTTTgcttttggatttttcttttttgttttcatttggtATTGTTGCTTCCTattggtggttgttgttgtggtggtgtaGGTGGTGGTGTTTAGTCACTAAATTTTGGTGGCAGCAGGgcggtggtttttttttttttttttttttccctctctctctctctctcttgccaATCTGGATTTTGGATGGTTGGTGGTGGTTTGTGCTTGTATTTGGTGATGGTGGCTGGTGGCTGGTTTATGCTTATATTTTCAAGTGTCTAATCTtgccaaacacttgaaaatgaaaatattttacatcgaaACAAACGGAGCGTTACTTTCAATCTTTCGACAACACCTACCTAGCTCAAATATTGTTTTTCCATCTAATTCTAACCTGTATGAGTTTCCTACTACCAAGGAAGAAGACTTGCATTTTATATTAACTGACAGTGGCAACTATGATTTTGATATTAAGATCAAACGTTGTGGACTTGTGGGTTTTGTTAAGGCTGTGATTAATTGTGGGTGTTTGGGATGTACATTTTATTTAGATATAAGGAGGAAAACAAAGGCATATTCaatatcaacttttattctataatattccttcaaagttttttttttcttatcacttgaactgaataattataatggataagagtgtataatttataattgttgctTCTTATGTTGAACTCATTATTAACAaagttctataacaattatgctataatatatgtacaacattctccaaaatCATCTTATATAAAACGTTATAGCAttatccgtgcatcgcacgggcaaCTTACtagtctatatctatatatatctaaaagctaagACATAGAGTTTAATGTTGCTATACTCCTATTAAGCCACCTCATCAGTCACgtcatacttaaaaaaaaaaattcctttatgatttttctattttatcttttaaaaataattaaatatagttCATAGACAAACCTGTTAATGCACTCCATTACTATTCAACAGtttactattcatttgttttaaatgcaAATATTTGATTATTCAGCTACCTATattgatttcaacttttcattttcttctttctaatttcaagtaattgtttttggatactaatttcaagtaattgttAAAACTGAATAATTCATTACTTGTTTTAGTGGATATATGTACATGTTTGACTATTCATTAcaaatattactatttattagaTGCAAATGTTTGACTATATTTAGCTACCTAAATTAATTTCAACTTttcgttttcttctttctaattttaAGTAATTGTTGAAATTGAATATTTAAACTTTTTCATCTtcctattctaaaaaaaataaaaaataaaaaaaactcttcttttcttcctccaACATTTCCCCTCCCTCTTTGCCTCTTTATCTCCTTACTACTCTTTATTTTAGTGTTAAACTTTCTTCATCATttcctccttcttttattttaactcttcttctccccatcttattttgtataaatttgatatcatttatttcattcaatccatattttttccacacaaaaactgttagtactctctctctctctctctctctctctctctctactgtttgatttttgttctttcttataactctaatttaggttgatggtttttttatttaattttttttgtgttgtattttttaaatttcccttCACAAATCACTCTTATAGCTTTGATTGGATTTTGgttatttgagtttatatcaaaacaaaatatacattgcTATGAATTTGAATGTGCCTGCCAATGGACTTCCACTAAACAAAGATGCATTCACAATGTTTTTAGCTTCATACACTTCTTTGGTAGTGtgaatttgagaaagagaaaatggttGGCAAAGGATGTATGGTCTTCCATAATCCCCTATGTCTTGAAAAATGTGGAAGGCCTATTAGTCTCCCTTTAATTGGAATTTTGTATAGAAAGCCTTTTGCTAtaagtttttttactttttgttattttataatgaaatgGAATTGAAAGTTTTCCTTTTCCTAACTAAACAGCTAGAGACAGATATACAAATACTTTTGAAGAAGACTGATATAACTCTTAAAAAGTACAAGATGCATATGGTTCTGGCAAATGAGCTTTTAACTCGCAAAGACGAGGTTGTAGTTGAtacaaacaatgaaaaaaaatatcagtTTGCCGTTACAAGACTTAGGTTGGTGATGTTGTGGAGAATCCCCTAATTAGACTTATTGTGAAGAGATATTCAGCTTGTGTTGAGAAGCTGGATCTATGATATCTAAGCCTAAAATATCATCAAATGTTTGATATAACATACATTTACCAAAAATTGCTCTATGGTAGCATGTCCTTATGATAATCATTTGGATTATCTGGTAGGTTGACTTgcctttggaaaaaaaaatggaaaagaaataaaaagcatATTTTGATTTCAATCAAAGTGCTTATCAAATAacctgggggggggggggggatataATCATTGTAATCACTCTATAGTTTATACTAtgaaaaaaagtgaataaagttattttatttgtagcgtatc is a genomic window of Quercus lobata isolate SW786 chromosome 2, ValleyOak3.0 Primary Assembly, whole genome shotgun sequence containing:
- the LOC115968339 gene encoding uncharacterized protein LOC115968339, coding for MKLRLQQVQQAQQDESRSKGNLEGEGDSHRRGTPQRSATPDKQNSDLLREMRKEMDELRSAIKEKTDRSVDKMGEKETLRSYVKRFTRETLEVDEADDKVQLTTFKAGLRSRDLVASLAKNPPKTMAEMLLKAQKYMNTEDALAAIKDTEKPGDKVRREDDRRGQKRDRPDRRNNDGNRRKDDKNPRTVRFTPLVMPVDKIFTQIKDEHYLKWPRPLHSSPNVRDKNKYCRFHKDHGHNTEDCRDLKEQIEELIRKGKLQKYVKKGEYSKSRDDNKTQHGSFSRDDDRPSHPPNKVIGEINTITGGLFSGGSFKSLKKAYQRQVNSVHTVPPSKHRRTYEDMSFNEGDAIGVKQPHNDPLVIMLNIEGFNTKRIIVDNGNSADIIYLPAFQ